The Clostridium septicum genome contains a region encoding:
- a CDS encoding DUF5689 domain-containing protein, translating to MGNVSVVGAEELKSGAKVIVSGNTFFSDFEIDGKNSESHSNINVTKNVLDWMLPKKEAKTVKIAEVRKDDNNDGIPDLQGEEFTVEGTVTSQSEAVTPKNAFFEVVYIEDETGGLCVFGVSNTELKVGQKVRVTGQVEHYQGEFEISIKDEDNQLEIIDENISEIKPTKLTTKESMLSINGGKLVEVEGKVVKMDGSNLYVDDGSGISRSYVEGYIWDGMNEESKGKWDPEIKVGDTISVIGLVSIDPEGERLRVRNTSEIKLLKNEEIPGGGEDSGGDQEGDSGSDNGSGNGNNSGNDSNLGSTDKNKTEGKLPQTGGVNSTVVMVLSIIVLVGGVILVFKKKKDK from the coding sequence ATGGGAAATGTATCTGTTGTAGGAGCTGAGGAACTAAAGAGTGGAGCTAAAGTAATAGTTTCAGGAAATACCTTTTTCTCTGATTTTGAAATAGATGGTAAGAATTCTGAAAGCCATTCAAATATTAATGTAACTAAAAATGTTTTAGATTGGATGTTACCAAAGAAAGAAGCTAAAACAGTAAAGATTGCAGAAGTTAGAAAAGATGATAATAATGATGGAATTCCAGATTTACAAGGTGAAGAGTTTACTGTAGAAGGAACTGTTACTTCTCAATCTGAAGCAGTAACACCTAAAAATGCATTCTTTGAAGTAGTATATATTGAAGATGAAACTGGTGGATTATGTGTATTTGGAGTTTCTAACACTGAATTGAAAGTAGGTCAAAAGGTTAGAGTTACAGGACAAGTTGAACATTATCAAGGTGAATTTGAAATTTCCATTAAGGATGAAGATAATCAATTAGAAATAATTGATGAAAATATTTCAGAAATAAAACCAACTAAACTTACAACTAAAGAAAGTATGTTATCAATTAATGGTGGTAAACTTGTAGAGGTTGAAGGTAAAGTCGTTAAAATGGATGGTTCTAATCTTTATGTTGATGATGGAAGTGGTATTTCAAGATCATATGTTGAAGGATATATTTGGGATGGAATGAATGAAGAATCAAAAGGAAAGTGGGATCCAGAAATAAAAGTTGGAGATACTATATCAGTAATTGGATTAGTATCAATAGACCCAGAAGGTGAGAGATTAAGAGTGAGAAATACTTCTGAAATAAAACTTTTGAAAAATGAAGAAATACCTGGAGGCGGTGAAGATTCAGGTGGAGATCAAGAAGGTGATTCAGGAAGTGATAATGGATCAGGAAATGGTAACAATTCAGGGAATGATTCAAATTTAGGTTCAACAGATAAAAATAAAACAGAAGGTAAGTTACCACAAACAGGTGGGGTAAATAGTACGGTAGTTATGGTTTTATCAATAATAGTACTTGTAGGTGGAGTAATATTAGTATTTAAAAAGAAAAAAGATAAATAA
- a CDS encoding YibE/F family protein: protein MKDYRQDIISILITVILSVVIIFASSSIFNNGFLNDKLNKGVEYYKAEVKEVLEEKLQVDKYIEDIELGYQNVTLKILDGPYKGNEYNITNNVSRLYNFKVEEGSKIIAGMYFMDGSLKDVTIIGYKRSNTLGILVLLFFIIILLVGGFKGLKSIISLLFTMICVVFLMLPLMLRGINPIISAIVIAIISITVTLLLVSGINKKSFSAILGTLFGVLIAGILAYVFGYMSYLSGINMEEAESIMYIAETTGLKINGIMFAGILVASLGAVMDVAMSISSSVFEINSINKEINIKGLFKSGMNIGRDIIGTMSNTLILAFAGGSLNTLILIYSSNMTANRLLNLDVLGTEIIQGLAGSIGIILTVPITAIISSYLSKKEKMNLY, encoded by the coding sequence ATAAAAGACTATAGGCAAGATATTATATCAATTTTAATTACTGTAATATTAAGTGTAGTAATTATTTTTGCATCCAGTAGTATATTTAATAACGGATTTTTAAATGATAAATTAAATAAAGGTGTTGAATATTATAAAGCAGAAGTAAAGGAAGTTTTAGAAGAAAAACTTCAAGTAGATAAGTACATAGAAGATATAGAATTGGGATATCAAAATGTAACTTTAAAAATATTAGATGGTCCCTATAAGGGAAATGAATATAATATAACTAATAATGTCAGCAGGTTATATAATTTTAAGGTTGAAGAAGGTAGTAAAATAATAGCAGGTATGTACTTTATGGATGGAAGCTTGAAAGATGTTACTATAATTGGATATAAAAGAAGCAATACATTAGGAATTTTAGTATTATTATTTTTTATAATAATACTATTAGTAGGAGGTTTTAAAGGATTAAAATCTATTATATCTTTATTATTCACTATGATATGTGTAGTATTTTTAATGTTACCTTTAATGCTTAGAGGAATAAATCCAATAATATCAGCTATAGTAATTGCAATTATAAGTATAACAGTAACATTACTATTAGTTTCAGGTATAAATAAGAAAAGTTTCTCAGCTATCTTAGGAACTTTATTTGGAGTGTTAATAGCTGGCATATTAGCGTATGTATTCGGCTATATGTCTTACCTTTCAGGAATTAATATGGAAGAGGCAGAAAGTATAATGTATATAGCTGAAACTACAGGTTTAAAGATTAATGGAATAATGTTTGCTGGAATATTAGTTGCATCTTTAGGAGCTGTTATGGACGTTGCAATGTCTATATCTTCATCTGTATTTGAAATAAATTCAATAAACAAAGAAATAAATATTAAAGGTTTATTTAAAAGTGGAATGAATATAGGAAGAGATATAATAGGAACTATGTCTAATACTTTAATATTGGCTTTTGCTGGAGGATCTTTAAATACACTTATTTTAATATACTCATCTAATATGACAGCTAATAGATTATTAAACTTAGATGTATTAGGAACTGAAATTATTCAGGGATTGGCAGGAAGCATAGGTATAATATTAACAGTTCCTATAACAGCAATAATTTCTTCGTATTTATCTAAGAAAGAAAAAATGAATTTATATTAA
- a CDS encoding PAS domain-containing sensor histidine kinase encodes MIFNLYEDEKNNSRKRLIKDVLIGTIIFLLIIIVDILFLDLLPIYGLGKSQSINSTNYVLGIISIACCSVYYYMYKSNEFFILNLSYISITIEYILINILIRGLYEENILKFSSIILPFIFRAILLTLAVFNNSKVVKVILKRKGISVLATIIITILSIIGELAIYYNINNKLLYENILLFNDVIVVYYYILLVLLAKKCLERNQFIYTIIISSLSIFNMRRINVFESININIKDIFAYRAGLAFVGFIILLIGLFIETINKIKESEKLTEELQNNQKMLLTITENIKDLIITEDCLGNITYANNIALNKLGCEREELYGKKLKDFIYSEKNVIGNDDENIILKEQIWKSKNGDHLSVESIISNITEEKKRKLSKIIVARDCSFREELENLEKKYNEIKEVENIRSQFFANLSHEFKTPINIIYSCVQIFDTYKNTNDKDLGEIYRKYDKTIKQNCFRMLRLINNLVDITKIDSGFIKAKLINYDIVSLVEEISLSTIPYVKSKNINIIFDTTIEELIIKCSPEYIERIILNLLSNAVKFTDDGGNILVYIDSDENWVTIKVKDDGVGIPSELKHVIFDRFVQIDKSFTRANEGSGIGLALVKALVELQDGEIYLDDNVSVGSEFIIKLPNKKLELNDEINNDFIEKSSKPIIDTVSIEFSDIYELMQ; translated from the coding sequence ATGATATTTAATTTATATGAAGATGAAAAAAATAATTCTAGAAAGAGATTAATTAAGGATGTTTTAATTGGAACTATAATATTTTTACTTATAATAATAGTAGATATTTTATTTTTAGATTTACTTCCAATATATGGATTGGGGAAGTCGCAAAGTATAAATAGCACAAATTATGTGTTAGGAATAATATCAATAGCGTGTTGTTCCGTATATTATTATATGTATAAAAGTAACGAGTTTTTTATATTAAACTTGAGTTATATAAGTATAACTATAGAATATATTTTAATAAACATTTTAATAAGAGGGTTATATGAAGAAAATATATTAAAATTTAGTTCTATAATTCTTCCATTTATATTTAGAGCAATTTTATTAACTTTAGCCGTTTTTAATAATAGCAAAGTTGTAAAAGTAATTTTAAAGAGAAAAGGGATTTCTGTTTTAGCAACAATAATAATAACGATTTTAAGTATTATAGGTGAACTGGCTATATATTATAATATAAATAACAAATTATTATATGAAAATATACTATTATTTAACGATGTAATAGTAGTATATTATTATATATTACTTGTATTACTAGCTAAAAAATGTTTAGAAAGAAATCAATTTATTTATACTATAATAATTTCGAGTTTAAGTATATTTAATATGAGAAGAATTAATGTATTTGAATCTATTAATATAAATATTAAGGATATTTTTGCCTATAGAGCTGGTTTAGCCTTTGTAGGATTTATAATATTATTAATTGGATTATTTATAGAAACAATAAATAAAATAAAGGAAAGTGAAAAGTTAACAGAAGAATTACAGAATAATCAAAAAATGCTTTTAACAATTACTGAAAATATAAAAGATTTAATTATTACAGAAGATTGCCTAGGAAATATAACATATGCTAATAATATAGCATTAAATAAATTGGGGTGTGAAAGAGAAGAATTATATGGTAAAAAACTTAAAGACTTTATATATTCAGAAAAGAATGTAATAGGTAATGATGATGAAAATATAATTTTAAAAGAACAAATATGGAAATCAAAAAATGGTGACCATTTATCGGTAGAAAGTATAATAAGTAATATTACTGAGGAAAAGAAGAGGAAATTATCTAAGATAATAGTTGCAAGGGATTGTAGTTTTAGAGAAGAGTTGGAAAATTTAGAGAAAAAATACAATGAAATAAAAGAAGTTGAAAATATAAGAAGTCAATTCTTTGCTAATTTATCTCATGAATTTAAAACCCCAATAAATATTATATATTCATGTGTTCAAATTTTTGATACATATAAAAATACAAATGACAAAGATCTAGGAGAAATTTATAGAAAATATGATAAAACAATAAAACAAAATTGTTTTAGGATGCTAAGGCTTATAAATAATTTAGTAGATATAACTAAAATAGATTCAGGATTTATAAAAGCTAAGCTTATAAATTATGATATAGTAAGTTTAGTAGAGGAAATATCATTATCAACTATACCTTATGTAAAAAGTAAAAATATAAATATAATTTTTGATACAACAATTGAGGAATTAATTATTAAATGTAGTCCAGAATATATAGAAAGAATAATTTTAAATCTTCTTTCAAATGCCGTTAAATTTACAGATGATGGTGGAAATATATTAGTATATATTGACTCAGATGAGAATTGGGTAACTATAAAGGTTAAAGACGATGGAGTAGGTATTCCATCAGAGTTAAAACATGTTATATTTGATAGATTTGTTCAAATAGATAAATCTTTTACAAGAGCTAATGAAGGTAGTGGAATAGGATTAGCTTTAGTTAAGGCATTAGTAGAACTACAAGATGGTGAAATTTATTTAGATGATAATGTAAGTGTGGGAAGTGAATTTATAATAAAATTGCCTAATAAAAAGTTAGAATTAAATGATGAAATTAATAACGATTTTATAGAAAAAAGTTCTAAACCAATAATAGATACGGTTTCCATAGAATTTTCAGATATATATGAGTTAATGCAATAG
- a CDS encoding 5'-nucleotidase C-terminal domain-containing protein has translation MWRKTSKKNFIAFLTTLTLILGLIIPINYEKVYAMDEQAIETSNISNDNNLLDKKTIAKDKDYDSIKILGYEDNKELKNKVVGLLNIGKIKLSNGQDTITWEEIKKQLSVDDLDELVRGINKKIDIISFNDIHGSVQETKKNPGVAKLATEIKKYTNKNNEIYNSFIVSGGDMYQGSAMSNLKLGEPINKFAKEIGLIASAVGNHEFDWGTGNFEKWSQDGGFQFLAANLIDKKTNDIASFAKPYLVVERNGIKIGLIGLATPDTLYTTKPTNVVDYKFTSGVEEVNKYGKFLRDEEHVNAVVVITHMGAKFENGELKGESVDIAKSVEKGMVDAIVAAHDHRFTAGTVNGVKIAEGGCNGRGLGKLSFTFDPEGKLISVESSYDEVYKRKDDIKENEKVQTMVKDYEKDLEVILGEKISDLEVDLTNNKYNGVTLLGITVCDAMKKITGSDIAITNGGGLRAPINKGIVTMGDLYTVLPFDNTLVTMELKGEDIIKIIDYGIDPKKRGWGQFSGVKVWYTPENEEGKRITSVRLEDGTKIEKDRYYKVVTNDFMAIGGDNYDFSKAKNVCNTNLVMRDEIKDLWKNEGINPKEKNVLVAGVDDTKEEVVSDTDNNKNDTVINEKENKETIINNKNSEVKNHSVGSKLPNTGAPFGGVLELSGFIAVTIGSYLTKKKKVS, from the coding sequence ATGTGGAGAAAAACTAGTAAAAAGAATTTTATAGCATTTTTAACTACATTAACATTAATTTTAGGATTAATAATTCCAATAAATTATGAAAAAGTTTACGCTATGGATGAACAAGCAATTGAAACATCTAATATATCGAATGATAATAATTTACTTGACAAGAAAACGATTGCTAAAGATAAAGATTATGATAGTATAAAGATTTTAGGATATGAAGATAATAAAGAGTTAAAAAATAAAGTAGTAGGTTTATTAAACATAGGAAAAATAAAGTTAAGTAATGGACAAGATACTATTACATGGGAAGAAATAAAAAAGCAATTATCAGTGGATGATTTAGATGAGTTAGTAAGAGGAATAAATAAGAAAATAGATATAATAAGCTTTAATGATATACATGGAAGTGTACAAGAAACAAAGAAAAATCCTGGTGTAGCTAAATTAGCAACAGAGATAAAGAAATATACAAATAAGAATAATGAAATATATAATAGCTTCATTGTTTCAGGTGGAGACATGTATCAAGGAAGTGCAATGTCAAATTTAAAATTAGGAGAACCTATAAATAAATTTGCAAAAGAAATAGGTTTAATAGCATCAGCTGTAGGAAATCATGAGTTTGATTGGGGAACAGGAAATTTTGAAAAGTGGTCACAAGATGGTGGATTTCAATTTTTAGCTGCTAATTTAATAGATAAAAAAACAAATGATATTGCTTCTTTTGCAAAGCCATATCTAGTTGTAGAAAGAAATGGAATTAAAATTGGGTTAATTGGTTTAGCAACACCAGATACTTTATATACTACAAAGCCAACAAATGTAGTAGATTATAAATTTACTAGTGGTGTAGAAGAAGTAAATAAATATGGTAAATTTTTAAGAGATGAAGAACATGTTAATGCTGTAGTTGTAATTACACATATGGGAGCAAAGTTTGAAAATGGAGAATTAAAAGGTGAATCAGTAGACATTGCTAAATCTGTTGAAAAAGGAATGGTAGATGCAATTGTAGCAGCTCATGATCATAGATTTACAGCTGGTACAGTTAATGGAGTTAAAATTGCAGAAGGTGGATGCAATGGTAGAGGATTAGGTAAATTAAGTTTTACATTTGATCCAGAAGGTAAGTTAATATCAGTTGAAAGTAGTTATGATGAAGTATATAAGAGAAAAGATGATATTAAAGAAAATGAAAAAGTACAAACTATGGTTAAAGATTATGAAAAGGATTTAGAAGTTATTTTAGGAGAAAAGATATCAGATTTAGAGGTAGATTTAACTAATAATAAATATAATGGAGTAACTCTATTAGGGATTACAGTATGTGATGCAATGAAGAAAATTACTGGTTCAGACATTGCTATAACTAATGGAGGTGGATTAAGAGCACCTATAAATAAAGGTATAGTTACAATGGGAGATTTATATACAGTTCTTCCTTTTGATAATACTTTAGTAACTATGGAGCTTAAAGGTGAAGATATTATTAAAATAATAGATTATGGAATAGATCCTAAAAAAAGAGGATGGGGACAATTTTCAGGAGTGAAAGTTTGGTATACACCAGAAAATGAAGAAGGAAAAAGAATAACATCAGTAAGATTAGAAGATGGAACCAAAATAGAAAAAGATAGATACTATAAGGTTGTAACAAATGATTTTATGGCAATTGGTGGAGATAATTATGATTTTTCAAAAGCTAAAAATGTATGTAATACTAATTTAGTAATGAGAGATGAAATAAAGGATCTTTGGAAGAATGAAGGTATAAATCCTAAAGAAAAAAATGTATTAGTGGCTGGAGTAGATGATACTAAGGAAGAAGTAGTTTCAGATACAGATAATAATAAAAATGATACAGTAATAAATGAAAAGGAAAATAAAGAAACTATAATAAATAACAAAAATTCTGAAGTTAAGAATCATAGTGTTGGCTCCAAACTTCCTAATACAGGAGCTCCATTTGGAGGAGTACTAGAATTATCAGGATTTATTGCAGTAACTATTGGCAGTTACTTAACTAAGAAGAAAAAAGTATCATAG
- a CDS encoding M20/M25/M40 family metallo-hydrolase: protein MINRDRVVKRFLEYVQIDSESYKEGAFAKRLAKDLEKLGLEVEFDKACEVVKSDTGNLIAKLKGNVEGEPILFACHMDTVTPCTNIKPIIKDDIIYSDGTTVLGGDDKGGIAAIIEALTVIKENNIKHPNIEIVFTVAEEVGIYGAKNLDYSKIESKNAFIFDTSGDIGTIVIKGPAQDKLLVKITGKSAHAGVSPEDGISAIQIASEAISNMKLLRIDENTTANIGKINGGVATNIVCPEVIIEAETRSTVIESLEKQTAHMIETFEKAAEKFGGKVEITVNRLFGQFVINEDDEIVIKAKNALKAIGIEGKTKSTGGGSDTNVFNGNGLKAVNLSSGERKPHTLEEHMKIEDLEILSRLIVELSKA from the coding sequence ATGATAAATAGAGATAGAGTTGTAAAAAGATTTTTAGAGTATGTTCAAATTGATTCAGAAAGTTATAAAGAAGGAGCTTTTGCTAAAAGACTTGCAAAAGATTTAGAAAAATTAGGGTTAGAAGTAGAATTTGATAAGGCTTGTGAAGTTGTAAAATCAGATACAGGGAATTTAATTGCTAAATTAAAAGGAAATGTGGAAGGAGAACCTATTTTATTTGCATGCCATATGGATACAGTTACACCATGCACTAATATAAAGCCAATTATAAAAGATGATATTATTTACTCAGATGGAACTACTGTTCTTGGTGGAGATGATAAAGGTGGAATTGCAGCAATTATAGAAGCATTAACAGTTATTAAAGAAAATAATATTAAACATCCTAATATAGAAATAGTATTTACTGTAGCAGAAGAGGTTGGTATATATGGTGCTAAAAATTTAGATTACTCTAAGATTGAGTCTAAAAATGCATTTATTTTTGATACTAGTGGAGATATAGGAACTATAGTTATTAAAGGACCTGCTCAAGATAAGTTACTAGTTAAAATAACTGGTAAATCAGCTCATGCAGGAGTATCACCAGAAGATGGTATAAGTGCAATTCAAATAGCTTCAGAAGCAATATCAAATATGAAATTGCTAAGAATAGATGAAAATACAACTGCAAATATAGGAAAGATAAATGGTGGAGTTGCAACTAATATTGTATGTCCAGAAGTTATTATAGAAGCAGAAACAAGAAGTACAGTAATTGAAAGTCTTGAAAAACAAACAGCTCATATGATAGAAACTTTTGAAAAGGCTGCTGAAAAGTTTGGAGGAAAAGTTGAAATAACTGTAAATAGATTGTTTGGACAATTTGTAATTAATGAGGATGATGAAATAGTAATTAAAGCTAAGAATGCTTTAAAAGCCATAGGAATAGAAGGAAAAACAAAATCTACAGGTGGTGGTAGCGATACTAATGTATTTAATGGAAATGGATTAAAAGCAGTTAATCTATCAAGTGGAGAAAGAAAGCCTCATACATTGGAAGAACATATGAAAATAGAGGATTTAGAAATATTGTCAAGATTAATTGTTGAGCTTTCTAAGGCTTAA
- a CDS encoding J domain-containing protein, with product MDPYKVLGVQPGASSDDIKNAYNNILANYNVNMNNLSINNSTEKALTDANIAYDLLINGNLYKEIRNLIEHNNFVLAESKLNLIDHRNSAEWNYLQGFISLKKGWFDTAVNHIKAATDLDPENPEYKDSLITLQSRANEIMNVYKQNNPKTNPPGGNNNMGGCPGGNTGGGGNGGMC from the coding sequence TTGGATCCATATAAAGTATTAGGAGTTCAACCTGGCGCATCTAGTGATGACATTAAAAATGCTTATAATAATATTCTTGCAAATTATAATGTAAACATGAATAATTTATCTATTAATAATTCTACTGAAAAAGCTTTAACAGATGCTAATATAGCTTATGATTTATTAATCAACGGAAATCTTTATAAGGAAATAAGAAATTTAATTGAGCACAACAACTTTGTTTTAGCTGAATCTAAATTAAATCTAATCGATCATAGGAACTCTGCTGAATGGAACTATCTTCAAGGATTTATTTCTCTAAAAAAGGGCTGGTTTGATACTGCTGTAAATCATATAAAAGCAGCTACTGATTTAGATCCTGAAAATCCTGAATATAAGGATAGCTTAATAACTTTACAATCAAGAGCTAATGAAATTATGAATGTTTATAAACAAAATAATCCTAAGACAAACCCTCCTGGTGGTAACAATAATATGGGCGGGTGCCCTGGTGGCAACACTGGTGGCGGTGGAAATGGTGGTATGTGTTAA
- a CDS encoding radical SAM/SPASM domain-containing protein: MRFKKVYIETTNICNLSCNFCPKTKRKYKFMNENEFLHIIKEVKPYTNYIYLHLMGEPFLNSNLEKFLDISYKNDLKVNITTNGTLINNVKEILLKSKALRQVNISLHSFEANDQDVNFNEYLENIINFINEANEKSNIICSLRLWNMDTVEMKASNSLNNCIFRLLEEKLNLNISIKESLKDKLGIKLRKNLYLNTAEKFNWPNINLLEEEEEVFCYGLRDQIGILVDGTVVPCCLDSEGNIPLGNIFNSSMEKIINSDRAIKIYEGFSKRKAVEDLCKKCGYAKRYKVKK, translated from the coding sequence ATGAGGTTTAAAAAAGTATATATAGAAACTACTAATATATGCAATTTAAGTTGTAATTTTTGTCCGAAGACAAAAAGAAAGTATAAGTTTATGAATGAAAATGAATTTTTACATATAATAAAAGAAGTAAAACCATATACGAATTATATATATTTGCATTTAATGGGAGAACCATTTTTAAATTCTAATTTAGAAAAGTTTCTAGATATAAGCTATAAAAATGATTTAAAGGTTAATATAACAACTAATGGAACTTTAATTAATAATGTTAAAGAAATTTTATTAAAGTCAAAAGCTTTAAGACAAGTTAATATTTCATTACATAGTTTTGAAGCTAATGATCAAGATGTTAATTTTAATGAATACCTTGAGAATATAATTAATTTTATTAATGAAGCTAACGAAAAAAGTAATATAATATGTTCATTAAGATTGTGGAATATGGACACAGTAGAAATGAAAGCAAGTAATAGTTTAAATAATTGTATATTTAGACTATTAGAAGAAAAATTAAATTTAAATATAAGTATAAAGGAATCTTTAAAAGATAAATTAGGGATAAAGCTTAGAAAAAATTTATATCTTAATACAGCTGAAAAATTCAATTGGCCTAATATTAATTTGTTAGAAGAGGAAGAAGAGGTTTTTTGCTATGGATTAAGAGATCAAATAGGAATATTAGTAGATGGAACAGTGGTACCATGTTGCCTTGATAGTGAGGGCAATATACCTTTAGGTAATATTTTTAATAGTTCTATGGAAAAAATAATAAATTCTGATAGAGCAATAAAAATTTATGAGGGTTTTTCAAAAAGGAAAGCAGTAGAAGATTTATGTAAAAAATGTGGATATGCTAAGAGATATAAAGTTAAGAAATAA
- a CDS encoding aromatic acid exporter family protein yields MKYVYNLTFKMSISATVALALAGLLKLNFAPVAAVIAILSIQDTRKKALIVSRNRILACLIGLMVSVVLYKLLGQSPMVFGIFLIIFIPLTSKLKIEEGMIATVVLSTHLLIAENINLYWIVNELLIMLIGIGTAAIANLFMPSLEDKFKEDKDYIEEAFRIILFKMSKSLVTHTVDVDEGKLMDEIEEKLTDSKYTVYKIVNNKFLKTNSYYTDYINMRINQYDTIKRMRLHFDKFYMSFKQTTIMSNFIKEVAKNIKETNDCKELLRKLIILRNEFKKMDLPKTREEFENRSQLLQLLNDIEEFLEIKRNFAKSYLSEES; encoded by the coding sequence GTGAAGTATGTTTATAATTTAACATTTAAAATGTCAATATCAGCAACAGTAGCTTTAGCCTTAGCAGGTTTATTAAAGTTGAATTTTGCACCAGTAGCAGCAGTTATAGCTATTTTAAGTATCCAAGATACTAGAAAAAAGGCATTGATAGTAAGCAGAAATAGAATTCTAGCATGTTTAATAGGTTTAATGGTATCAGTTGTTCTTTACAAATTATTAGGGCAAAGTCCAATGGTTTTTGGAATATTTTTAATAATATTTATACCTCTAACATCTAAGTTGAAAATAGAAGAAGGAATGATAGCTACAGTAGTTTTATCAACACACTTATTAATAGCAGAAAATATAAATCTTTATTGGATTGTAAATGAATTATTAATTATGTTAATAGGAATAGGAACAGCAGCTATTGCTAATCTTTTTATGCCATCATTAGAAGATAAATTTAAAGAGGATAAAGATTATATAGAAGAAGCTTTTAGAATTATACTATTTAAGATGTCAAAATCATTAGTTACTCATACTGTAGATGTTGATGAAGGAAAATTAATGGATGAAATAGAAGAAAAATTAACAGATAGTAAATATACTGTTTATAAGATTGTAAATAATAAATTCTTAAAAACTAATTCTTATTATACAGATTATATAAATATGAGAATAAATCAATATGATACTATAAAGAGAATGAGATTGCATTTTGATAAGTTTTATATGTCTTTTAAGCAAACTACTATAATGTCTAACTTTATAAAGGAAGTAGCTAAAAATATAAAAGAAACAAATGATTGTAAAGAATTACTTAGAAAGTTAATAATTCTTAGAAATGAATTTAAAAAAATGGATTTACCAAAAACAAGAGAAGAATTTGAAAATAGATCACAGCTATTACAACTTTTAAATGATATTGAAGAGTTCTTAGAAATAAAAAGAAACTTTGCTAAAAGCTATCTATCTGAAGAGAGTTAA